A single genomic interval of Daucus carota subsp. sativus chromosome 1, DH1 v3.0, whole genome shotgun sequence harbors:
- the LOC108204924 gene encoding zinc finger protein 4, whose product MMQPPNKTFESEDESEVSSHVASNVSIQDKSPGSNHSTTTSSSLTNSIQLQTGPRINTLDLTLGFTSSNVDETKDTHMHDHNTEENPPHLPPGTMPRVFSCNYCRRKFYSSQALGGHQNAHKRERTIAKRAMRMGMLSDRYASLASLPLHGSAFRSLGIEAHASMHHGVGPQVRPPFHVARGGAKFDQGFCGLPMFVEEDEAEMFWPGSFRQIEQRSIANVSSGFDLGQTSNFVSMAPQRPPPQPESSQPDLTLKL is encoded by the coding sequence AGCCACCAAATAAGACTTTTGAATCTGAAGACGAATCTGAAGTCAGCAGCCATGTAGCTTCAAACGTATCCATCCAAGATAAATCCCCTGGGTCCAATCACAGCACCACAACTTCCTCCAGCCTCACAAATTCCATACAGCTTCAAACTGGTCCAAGAATCAATACTCTTGACCTAACTCTTGGTTTCACTTCTTCTAATGTGGATGAAACAAAGGATACACATATGCATGATCATAACACTGAGGAAAATCCTCCCCATTTGCCACCAGGAACAATGCCTAGAGTTTTCTCTTGCAACTATTGCAGGCGGAAGTTTTACAGTTCGCAGGCCCTAGGGGGACATCAAAATGCACACAAAAGAGAGAGGACAATAGCAAAGAGGGCAATGCGGATGGGAATGTTATCGGATAGGTATGCAAGCTTGGCATCTCTTCCACTGCATGGTTCTGCGTTTAGGTCTTTAGGAATCGAAGCACATGCCTCCATGCATCATGGAGTTGGACCACAGGTGAGGCCTCCTTTTCATGTGGCCAGGGGTGGAGCAAAATTTGACCAAGGATTCTGTGGATTGCCAATGTTTGTAGAGGAAGATGAAGCTGAAATGTTTTGGCCAGGTAGCTTTCGACAAATTGAACAGAGAAGCATCGCTAATGTGTCATCTGGTTTTGACTTGGGACAAACTTCGAACTTTGTGTCCATGGCTCCACAGCGCCCACCGCCTCAACCAGAATCCTCTCAACCTGATCTCACTTTGAAACTTTAA